A stretch of Chrysiogenes arsenatis DSM 11915 DNA encodes these proteins:
- a CDS encoding tetratricopeptide repeat protein, with protein sequence MDTHLSNKITDATVLATKNTLPQGSSYFALGEAAYAQKSYDVALEYFSQETRVNPSWIRSWMGMGTILLAQGRFDECRRHMIRALRAIPNSPILHMFLGDCYLNLDEFELAINEYQTAITLLARYGTSIEQVAINHDAIQAQIHKAIGNCLMMIEEDTRAIEHYLQAIAHGETSLDLKQKLALIYIETSHYQEAEDLLQQALEQTPDAVHTHQLMGYLAGCQRMQGGLDEAMAQIQRYEQQVDIAENLIFRLSRRTAQMAREFNLVQSDDVTSAGKIVKNSQKEFQKALRSIGSQTQTPDEMDNLADDLMQRLLPHFKTHSQVLQEIEGSARDIVGIYWDRLASESRELLLQALYLESKYEKANFSTGLTGIQYCFVLEKELKAHLFYPFKEQYGDVDTKYEKFKIMANFMTGKINLSLGQMANVLEALKESNPHELMGSMEAFRKFIIQRFKSGLALINSDFPEKVNELAINYRNCWAHGENLRPEASAECRLIVLGGNGTMGLLATFLEELRESDAGASL encoded by the coding sequence ATGGATACTCACCTATCAAATAAAATAACTGACGCAACTGTTTTAGCGACAAAGAATACTTTACCTCAAGGCTCTTCGTATTTTGCCCTTGGCGAAGCAGCGTACGCGCAAAAATCGTATGATGTGGCGTTAGAGTATTTTTCGCAGGAAACGCGCGTCAATCCTTCCTGGATACGTTCATGGATGGGGATGGGGACGATACTCTTGGCGCAAGGGCGCTTTGACGAATGTCGTCGCCATATGATCCGGGCACTCCGTGCCATCCCCAATTCCCCCATTTTGCATATGTTCCTTGGGGATTGTTACCTGAATCTTGATGAATTTGAATTAGCGATCAACGAATACCAAACAGCAATTACACTTTTGGCACGATATGGCACAAGTATCGAACAAGTTGCGATCAACCACGACGCTATCCAGGCTCAAATTCATAAGGCCATTGGCAACTGTCTGATGATGATAGAAGAGGATACCCGTGCCATCGAGCACTACTTGCAAGCGATTGCGCATGGCGAAACCAGCCTTGATCTCAAGCAAAAACTGGCATTGATTTATATCGAAACCAGCCACTATCAAGAAGCAGAAGACTTGCTGCAGCAAGCGCTCGAACAAACTCCAGATGCCGTGCACACACACCAACTCATGGGGTATCTGGCAGGGTGCCAACGGATGCAAGGCGGTTTAGACGAAGCAATGGCGCAAATTCAACGCTACGAACAACAAGTTGATATCGCAGAAAATCTGATTTTTAGACTCTCACGGCGCACCGCGCAAATGGCGCGCGAATTTAATCTTGTGCAAAGTGACGATGTAACAAGCGCAGGAAAGATCGTAAAAAATTCGCAAAAAGAATTTCAAAAAGCGCTGCGCAGCATCGGCTCGCAGACACAAACGCCAGACGAAATGGATAATCTGGCTGACGATTTAATGCAACGCCTGTTACCGCACTTCAAAACCCATTCGCAAGTCCTTCAGGAAATCGAAGGGAGCGCACGCGATATTGTGGGTATCTATTGGGATCGGCTGGCAAGCGAAAGCCGTGAACTCCTTTTGCAAGCACTGTACCTTGAAAGCAAATATGAAAAAGCCAACTTTTCGACTGGCTTAACCGGAATTCAATACTGCTTTGTCCTCGAAAAAGAATTGAAAGCACACCTATTTTACCCGTTTAAAGAACAGTATGGTGATGTCGATACGAAGTACGAAAAATTCAAAATCATGGCAAATTTCATGACCGGAAAAATCAACCTTTCGCTCGGACAGATGGCCAACGTGCTCGAAGCATTGAAAGAAAGCAATCCACATGAACTCATGGGATCAATGGAAGCCTTCCGAAAATTCATTATACAGCGATTTAAATCGGGACTTGCCCTTATTAATAGCGACTTTCCCGAAAAGGTGAATGAACTGGCGATTAACTACCGCAACTGTTGGGCGCATGGCGAAAACCTTCGCCCTGAAGCCTCCGCCGAATGCCGCCTGATTGTTCTCGGCGGCAATGGCACGATGGGCTTATTGGCAACCTTTCTTGAAGAACTGCGCGAAAGCGACGCTGGAGCATCACTTTGA